In a genomic window of Passer domesticus isolate bPasDom1 chromosome 3, bPasDom1.hap1, whole genome shotgun sequence:
- the LOC135297257 gene encoding spectrin beta chain, non-erythrocytic 2-like isoform X6, whose translation MSGSTARKVQPFTISTRLSLPKCAADFPGDACPGIALASALDGPRGLRRSINERISLYLAHARAAPAGQPRSPSPGEDGGPDEDRLNRSSLARSIKKITLSNWYGDAGTGEAGGPGDPARAGGERNHNNNNSRTGKAQFKVFLRKDVVAEDKQQEPGSVQASVLCSPVDRCSPLYALAGSPVSSPQKESPKGKESAAAPRCSGRSGVGAAPLLDLSPLIAQFNREMLQAESWVRGKLRDLKDGCDLQDWEDVAQTLQRDMKDFENTLIKLNQMGEQLMWRASPSAEAVRRQLLALQDQWQLLKQTAASQSKALGGLRSLQDFNRKAERLEAWIKHKEEKPSLAALLQESPDKIQLTRRILDLKQEEQQFQSLHKELNSLAQKLEKQGKNESRNVSARRKHLNKAWLRLQGTLKEHHEALQLALEVASFLQQADILLGVIHAKQSSICSTGKPGEGEPCQDRDVRDIASQLMMLDVTVSQLLNLQPSLAARVSSKHRDVKESWAQLQQALRTGKAPARAGSSPRGKAAAPNVEPRGDDSSHGAVGKEAAAKWTRGLSSMVPKDVLEKMAESKKGEESSPGSPAVGQPPHGGDSKRRRREAEAEWGMRQLETQVQDVCQVVNMQTLSPYKESVGMGVPPCPVASLEAARMQQEPLAPSSSARAVLLEGPARGKPPGSPQVEAMLRELGELWEDLQRRHQENGVVLQEIDKALRLVGELDQAERWLQDVAGSLLEPAAMRSPAELRQDLEEMSRLEKQLLLCGLKLQALREEAAGESPTEHEGARKMQRKVEMVEEKLAHVQAALRHRAADLRDSLVLSEFLQDLQEEEARSQQGSAAPGSGRCGSQGSFPLLSAQAEKSPSSEDMSRPLGELQEAVEMLNDAAKERERVMEVAAETENLERLVAKISPQLEALQRRAKALSQDIALAENSFTTVKSEKDLQGLQGLLSCQQEMEHAVSQTLQGQLEELERAAARLQELCPARQCPVSRELQETLWAWAGLRELLRETRLRVQQASQLRHFFKDYLAMISWTEDTRAQIFSESPSSSSIPETPCEELERRIEEKLKEFEALAAAGQQLVSEEHYLSATIKERLEELQSMLGWVLVRWRAQRHQQQDLGSRQEDSRDPENLSSTSPTGQEQHASCVPLHLESIHSPVKFMSSSVLEPVQRLEPKLPAKTTISPPTSPLSDAPSGAEQSWGEPSSKAPHDAESPKEAAPWDPAETSTLLLPPRGPCGLGGTVNLILSIGKKGEKKKAQLLASSEQPGEEALPTVQLEARKTCTAKRPPAVVRRPAACSAGMAAVSHTLPKAGAGCLFNSLQRREQARAEQARLLTLRGIMGDSSLRPTPEECHGPSNTWPQKCGWRKGGPGAAAAGPQLGELLLYVRNPLVQDIDAECGAAPQNPCLPNPKIKCPRVSLGSVLSLELPRDAVVLGCHRGAEARQQEAEGQEQRQDQGVRPWKPTGTHGVGWQEDRHSPQGPSKRLGMSPKSEQEVSFDPSYSQQRGHRAGKEHWTPQHPSSTSKDLLDLRPSRPSRVHMGDEPATHFGQDDSPTATGRARHHRAAWLELGSSPASLPGRAGAIPSPACAQQPASSSQPTGSPASPAAPTQLSVFEWALGSPQPQSPALGTKEVCHPAHRQFEEEEEELQAIWDGAHERRAQSSPGGSCASHRAGSRAGSLPSPSATAGRPLILSSANNVLVAKFTLPTAAQLLHSPSGEKSPGVVHGGSGSPSGLRVSPHVEELVSAAPLDASSAWDQQRHRQEERESSKVLPGKMEFQMMEGTLERKHVLQTGGRKASCRAWGLFHAVLMRQTLCFYQDRRDSLKSSVVALPLNLSGAVCTPDAEYTKKTNCFRLQLQDGSEYLLRAPTQALMNEWVSKLQQNSGFPEVDYFQAAARRVEGTGGTGSFSRVSSPGTSHLQGHHQVTTTKSQEIVVLPCASPLLQRPLGGQDGPVDGTVTAAENAQGAGHKEQQWSSRASPGLWDNICPEDDYGLVANKRRSYSFTSATYQKITPLAVPKEPAEAGSSYSVTLYIGEQVSAVPRARCHSFVAQTGSPRDTRGEKTTSPPRTKNKSVFKKFFGKKE comes from the exons ATGTCGGGCAGCACGGCGAGGAAGGTGCAGCCCTTCACCATCAGCACCAGGCTCTCGCTGCCCAAGTGTGCCGCGGACTTCCCCGGAGACGCCTGCCCCGGCATCGCCCTCGCCTCCGCGCTGGACGGCCCCCGCGGCCTCCGCCGCAGCATCAACGAGCGCATCTCGCTGTACCTGGCCCACGcccgggccgcccccgccgggcagccccgcagccccagccccggtgAGGACGGGGGCCCCGACGAGGATCGGCTGAACCGCAGCTCCCTAGCCCGCTCCATTAAGAAGATCACGCTGTCCAACTGGTACGGGGATGCTGGCACGGGAGAGGCAGGGGGACCCGGGGACCCTGCCCGCGCCGGCGGCGAGAGgaaccacaacaacaacaacagcaggacagggaaagCTCAGTTCAAG GTGTTCCTCAGGAAGGATGTGGTTGCGGAGGACAAGCAGCAGGAGCCGGGGAGTGTTCAGGCCAGTGTTCTCTGCTCTCCAGTGGACAGATGTTCTCCCCTGTATGCG CTGGCAGGATCCCCGGTGTCATCACCCCAGAAAGAGAGCCCTAAGGGCAAGGAGTCTGCTGCAGCACCAAGATGCAGTGGGCGGAGCGGCGTGGGAGCAGCCCCTCTCCTTGACCTGAGTCCTCTGATAGCCCAGTTCAACCGGGAGATGTTGCAG GCAGAGAGCTGGGTGCGAGGCAAGCTGCGGGACCTGAAGGACGGCTGTGACCTCCAGGACTGGGAGGACGTGGCCCAGACCTTGCAGCGGGACATGAAGGATTTTGAGAACACACTGATAAAGCTCAATCAG ATGGGTGAGCAGCTGATGTGGAGGGCAAGCCCCAGTGCAGAGGCCGTGCGgaggcagctgctggccctgcaggacCAGTGGCAGCTCCTGAAGCAGAcggctgccagccagagcaaagcCCTGGGGGGGCTGCGGAGTCTGCAGGACTTTAACAGGAAAGCTGAGCGGCTGGAGGCATGGATCAAGCACAAG GAGGAGAAGCCCTCTCTGGCAGCCCTCCTGCAGGAAAGCCCGGATAAGATCCAGCTCACTCGCCGCATCCTTGACTTGAAGCAG gaggagcagcagttcCAGAGTCTGCACAAGGAGCTGAACAGCCTGGCCCAGAAGCTGGAGAAACAAGGCAAAAATGAGAGCAGGAACGTCTCAGCCCGGCGCAAGCACCTCAACAAAGC GTGGCTGCGGCTGCAGGGGACCCTGAAGGAGCACCATGAGGCTctgcagctggccctggaggtgGCCTCCTTCCTCCAGCAAGCAGATATCCTGCTCGGGGTCATCCATGCCAAG CAGAGCAGCATCTGCAGTACAGGGAAGCCAGGGGAGGGCGAGCCATGCCAGGATCGGGATGTCAGGGACATAGCCAGCCAGTTGATG ATGCTGGATGTGACAGTGTCCCAGCTCCTAAACttgcagcccagcctggcagcccgAGTCTCCTCGAAGCACCGAGACGTAAAggagagctgggcacagctccagcaggcaCTGAG GACAGGGAAGGCTCCAGCACGGGCAGGCAGTTCCCCGAGGGGCAAAGCTGCAGCTCCAAATGTTGAGCCTCGAGGAGACGATAGCAGTCACGGGGCTGTGGGTAAGGAAGCAGCAGCCAAATGGACAAGAGGACTCAGCAGCATG GTACCAAAAGATGTGCTGGAGAAGATGGCAGAGAGCAAGAAGGGAgaagagagcagccctggctccccaGCAGTGGGACAGCCCCCTCATGGAGGGGACAGCAAGAGG aggaggagagaggCAGAGGCTGAGTGGGGGATGCGGCAGCTGGAGACCCAAGTGCAGGACGTCTGCCAGGTGGTGAACATG CAGACCCTGTCCCCGTACAAGGAGAGTGTGGGTATGGGagtccccccatgtccagtggcAAGCCTGGAGGCAGCACGGATGCAGCAAGAGCCCCTGGCCCCCAGCtccagtgccagggctgtgctcctg gAGGGGCCAGCACGAGGGAAGCctcctgggagccctcaggtgGAGGCCATGCTGCGGGAACTGGGGGAGTTGTGGGAGGACCTGcagaggaggcaccaggagAATGGCGTAGTGCTGCAAGAAATCGATAAG GCACTGAGGCTGGTGGGGGAGCTGGACCAGGCTGAGCGGTGGCTGCAAGACGTGGCTGGGTCGCTCTTGGAACCGGCTGCCATGAGAAGCCCGGCAGAGCTGCGCCAGGACCTGGAAGAAATGAGCCGGCTGgagaagcagctcctgctctgtggcctcaagctgcaggcactgcgggaAGAAGCAGCAGGCGAGTCGCCCACTGAGCACGAGGGAGCAAGGAAGATGCAGAGGAAAGTGGAGATGGTGGAGGAGAA GTTGGCACACGTGCAGGCAGCCCTGCGGCACCGGGCGGCAGATCTGCGGGACTCCCTGGTGCTGTCGGAGTTCCTGCAGGACCTGCAAGAGGAGGAGGCACGGAGCCAGCAGGGATCTGCAGCG CCAGGGAGTGGGCGTTGTGGCTCGCAGGGGTCTTTTCCCCTGCTCTCAGCCCAGGCTGAGAAGTCTCCAAGCAGTGAGGACATGAGCCGCCCcttgggagagctgcaggaggccgTGGAGATGCTGAATGACGCGGCGAAGGAGCGGGAGCGGGTCatggaggtggcagcagagaCGGAGAACCTGGAGCGTCTG GTGGCGAAGATATCCCCACAGCTGGAAGCCCTTCAGCGCAGAGCCAAGGCACTGTCTCAAGACATTGCCTTAGCAGAGAACAGCTTCACCACGGTGAAGAGTGAGAAGGACCtgcaagggctgcagggctTGCTAAGCTGCCAGCAGGAGATGGAG CATGCAGTGTCACAGACCCTGCAAgggcagctggaggagctggagagggcAGCTGCCCGCTTACAAGAGCTGTGCCCCGCTCGGCAGTGCCCCGTcagccgggagctgcaggagacgCTGTgggcctgggcagggctgcgaGAGCTGCTGCGGGAGACCCGGCTCCGCGTGCAGCAGGCCAGCCAGCTCCGGCACTTCTTCAAGGATTATTTAGCCATGAT CTCCTGGACTGAGGACACACGGGCTCAGATCTTCTCTGAAAGCCCAAGCAGCTCCAGTATCCCGGAGACTCCATGTGAGGAACTGGAGAGGAGAATCGAAGAGAAACTCAAGGAGTTTGAGGCActagcagcagcagggcagcagctggtgtCTGAGGAGCACTACCTGAGTGCAACA ATAAAGGAGCGCTtggaagagctgcagagcatgctgggctgggtgctggtgCGCTGGCGAGCACAGAGGCATCAGCAGCAGGATCTGGGGAGCAGACAGGAGGACAGCAGGGACCCGGAGAACCTCTCAAGCACATCCCCCACTGGTCAA gagcagcatgccTCATGTGTTCCACTCCACCTGGAAAGCATCCACAGCCCAGTGAAGTTCATGTCCTCCTCCGTCCTCGAGCCTGTGCAAAGATTAGAGCCAAAGCTTCCAGCGAAAACCACCATCTCCCCACCTACATCACCCCTCTCAGATGCCCCATCAGGAgcggagcagagctggggggagCCCAGCAGCAAAGCACCCCATGATGCAGAATCCCCCAAGGAGGCTGCCCCCTGGGATCCTGCTGAGACCTCcacgctgctgctgccaccgcgGGGCCCCTGTGGTCTCGGGGGGACGGTCAACCTCATCCTCAGCATTGGCAAGAAGGGCGAGAAGAAGAAGGcacagctgctggccagcagcgaGCAGCCAGGGGAGGAGGCACTGCCAACG GTGCAGCTGGAGGCCAGGAAAACCTGCACGGCGAAGCGGCCGCCGGCTGTTGTCCGCCGCCCTGCGGCATGCAGCGCTGGCATGGCGGCTGTCTCCCACACCCTGCCCAAGGCCGGCGCTGGCTGTCTCTTCAACAGCCTGCAGCGGCGGGAGCAGGCCAGGGCGGAGCAGGCCCGGCTGCTGACTCTCCGGGGCATCATGGGCGACAGCTCCCTGCGGCCCACGCCCGAGGAATGCCACGGGCCCAGCAACACGTGGCCTCAGAAGTGTGGCTGGAGGAAGGGGGggccaggggcagctgctgctggacctcagctgggggagctgctcCTCTACGTCAGGAACCCGCTGGTGCAGGACATCGATGCCGAGTGCGGGGCAGCCCCTCAGAACCCCTGCCTCCCTAACCCCAAAATCAAATGCCCCCGTGTttccctgggctctgtgctcagTTTGGAGCTGCCAAGGGATGCAGTGGTCCTAGGGTGCCACCGAGGGGCTGAGGCACggcagcaggaggcagaggggcaggagcagaggcaggatcaAGGGGTGAGGCCTTGGAAGCCCACAGGCACGCATGGAGTTGGATGGCAGGAAGATAGGCACAGTCCCCAGGGGCCCAGCAAGAGGCTGGGGATGTCCCCCAAGAGTGAGCAGGAGGTGAGCTTTGACCCCAGCTACAGCCAGCAGAGAGGACACCGTGCTGGGAAGGAGCACTGgaccccacagcaccccagcagcaccagtaAAGACCTTCTGGACTTGAGGCCGAGCCGGCCGTCCCGTGTCCATATGGGGGATGAGCCGGCCACCCACTTTGGCCAGGATGACAGCCCCACTGCCACTGGCAGGGCCAGGCATCACAGAGCCGCTTGGCTAGAGCTTGGATCATCCCCTGCCagcctcccaggcagggctggagccatccccagccctgcctgcgcacagcagccagccagcagcagccagcccacagggtccccagcttcccctgctgcccccaCCCAGCTCTCTGTCTTTGAGTGGGCACTGGGGTCtccacagccccagagccctgcactgGGCACTAAGGAAGTTTGCCACCCTGCCCACAGGCAGtttgaggaagaggaggaggagctgcaggccaTCTGGGATGGGGCACACGAGCGACGGGCACAGAGCTCACCgggaggcagctgtgccagccacagggcgggcagcagggcaggcagcttgccCAGCCCCAGCGCCACTGCTGGCAGGCCCCTCATCCTCTCATCAGCCAACAATGTGCTAGTGGCCAAATTCACCCTTCCCAccgctgcccagctgctccacAGCCCGTCGGGAGAGAAGAGCCCCGGGGTGGTGCACGGTGGCAGTGGCAGTCCCAGTGGGCTCAGGGTTTCCCCCCATGTGGAGGAGCTGGTGTCTGCAGCACCCTTGGATGCCTCCAGTGCCTGGGATCAGCAGAGGCATCGGcaagaggagagagagagcagcaag GTCCTGCCTGGTAAAATGGAGTTTCAGATGATGGAGGGGACGCTGGAAAGGAAGCACGTATTGCAGACAGGAGGGAGAAAG GCCAGCTGCCGGGCCTGGGGGCTCTTCCACGCCGTGCTGATGAGGCAGACACTGTGCTTCTACCAGGACCGCAGGGACAGCCTCAAG AGCTCCGTGGTGGCCCTTCCCCTGAACCTCTCCGGGGCAGTCTGCACCCCAGATGCCGAGTACACCAAGAAGACCAACTGCTTCAGGCTTCA gctgcaggatgGCTCTGAATACCTCCTGAGGGCCCCCACCCAGGCTCTCATGAACGAATGGGTCTCAAAGCTGCAGCAAAACTCAG GTTTCCCCGAAGTGGATTACTTCCAGGCGGCAGCACGGCGTGTCGAGGGCACTGGTGGTACTGGCAG TTTCAGCAGGGTCTCCAGCCCCGGGACCTCCCACCTGCAGGGACATCATCAGGTCACCACCACCAAGAGCCAGGAGATTGTGGTGTTACCCTGTGCAAGCCCACTACTGCAGCGGCCTCTGGGCGGCCAGGATGGCCCAGTCGATGGGActgtgacagcagcag AGAATGCTCAGGGGGCTGGGcacaaggagcagcagtggtcatccagggcatcccctgggctgtgggacAACATCTGCCCAGAAGATGACTATGGGCTGGTGGCCAACAAGAGGAGGTCCTACTCCTTCACCTCAG CCACCTACCAGAAGATCACGCCGCTGGCGGTGCCCAAGGAGCCAGCGGAGGCCGGGAGCAGTTACTCTGTCACACTGTACATAGGGGAGCAGGTGTCGGCCGTGCCCCGGGCACGCTGCCACTCCTTCGTGGCCCAAACGGGGAGCCCCCGGGACACACGAGGGGAGAAGACCACCAGCCCCCCTCGCACCAAGAACAAATCTGTCTTCAAGAAGTTCTTTGGGAAAAAAGAGTGA